A single region of the Thunnus maccoyii chromosome 10, fThuMac1.1, whole genome shotgun sequence genome encodes:
- the LOC121906430 gene encoding uncharacterized protein LOC121906430 isoform X3: MQKGFIFLLIICNSAAFTSGNNTHHLRFLLGCSALIPCQHKRGDSNLFKWFYKKDENGKEIQIFSEGKGGVHLQQDSMRDKMTVAANGSLVINSITEDNQGLYCCEVRYDSCKYTVVSVEKEIINEIYKTFYVTAGSSFMHECPGEVKKWTFKASNTTNLKNSLRGPETEFVTSNKTIHIVNVKRAEAGKYTCWTSKCDGHTQKLLTINLCVITVQHSEDSSVSCVVMCDMEFKDIKPNSTSNVETGTVTISVLVDPNGFLNCNVKQMLDGYSTVNSTHEPSIASNKTTGTHTEPEYLTPAIYGSSAGIACLILVALLICCLRRKLQAGNIICYL; this comes from the exons ATGCAAAAaggatttatttttctcctgATTATTTGTAACTCAGCCGCTTTTACCTCAGGAAACA acacacatcacCTTCGGTTCTTGTTGGGATGTTCAGCTTTGATACCTTGTCAACATAAGAGAGGTGATTCAAACTTATTCAAATGGTTTTACAAGAAAGATGAAAATGGTAAAGAAATCCAGATATTTTCTGAAGGAAAGGGAGGAGTACATCTCCAACAGGACAGCATGCGGGACAAAATGACTGTTGCGGCCAACGGTTCCTTGGTCATTAATTCTATTACAGAGGATAATCAAGGCCTGTACTGTTGTGAAGTTCGTTATGACAGCTGCAAGTATACAGTCGTCAGTGTGGAGAAAG aaaTCATTAATGAAATTTATAAGACATTCTACGTTACTGCAGGCAGCAGTTTTATGCATGAATGTCCAGGTGAAGTTAAAAAATGGACTTTTAAAGCAAGCAACACAACCAATCTCAAGAACTCATTACGAGGACCGGAGACAGAATTTGTGACTTCAAACAAGACTATACACATTGTAAATGTCAAAAGAGCAGAAGCTGGGAAATATACCTGCTGGACGAGTAAATGtgatggacacacacagaagctACTTACTATCAACTTGTGTGTAATCACAG TCCAGCACAGTGAGGATTCATCTGTTTCTTGCGTTGTAATGTGTGACATGGAATTCAAAGACATCAAACCAAACAGCACATCAAATGTGGAGACAGGCACAGTGACTATATCTGTGCTTGTAGATCCAAACGGGTTTTTAAATTGCAATGTAAAGCAGATGTTGGATGGATACAGTACAGTTAACAGCACCCATGAGCCATCAATCgcttcaaacaaaacaacag gTACTCATACGGAGCCTGAATATCTGACGCCAGCTATTTACGGATCATCAGCAGGCATTGCATGTCTTATTTTAGTGGCACTTTTAATTTGCTGCCTCAGACGAAAATTGCAAGCAG GTAATATAATTTGTTACCTGTGA
- the LOC121906430 gene encoding uncharacterized protein LOC121906430 isoform X2 has product MQKGFIFLLIICNSAAFTSGNNTHHLRFLLGCSALIPCQHKRGDSNLFKWFYKKDENGKEIQIFSEGKGGVHLQQDSMRDKMTVAANGSLVINSITEDNQGLYCCEVRYDSCKYTVVSVEKEIINEIYKTFYVTAGSSFMHECPGEVKKWTFKASNTTNLKNSLRGPETEFVTSNKTIHIVNVKRAEAGKYTCWTSKCDGHTQKLLTINLCVITDPNGFLNCNVKQMLDGYSTVNSTHEPSIASNKTTGTHTEPEYLTPAIYGSSAGIACLILVALLICCLRRKLQADLSVSSPGCGMGNRVQEETSVVYSSIVIRRPAKTANNQMTYSDCVYSEINV; this is encoded by the exons ATGCAAAAaggatttatttttctcctgATTATTTGTAACTCAGCCGCTTTTACCTCAGGAAACA acacacatcacCTTCGGTTCTTGTTGGGATGTTCAGCTTTGATACCTTGTCAACATAAGAGAGGTGATTCAAACTTATTCAAATGGTTTTACAAGAAAGATGAAAATGGTAAAGAAATCCAGATATTTTCTGAAGGAAAGGGAGGAGTACATCTCCAACAGGACAGCATGCGGGACAAAATGACTGTTGCGGCCAACGGTTCCTTGGTCATTAATTCTATTACAGAGGATAATCAAGGCCTGTACTGTTGTGAAGTTCGTTATGACAGCTGCAAGTATACAGTCGTCAGTGTGGAGAAAG aaaTCATTAATGAAATTTATAAGACATTCTACGTTACTGCAGGCAGCAGTTTTATGCATGAATGTCCAGGTGAAGTTAAAAAATGGACTTTTAAAGCAAGCAACACAACCAATCTCAAGAACTCATTACGAGGACCGGAGACAGAATTTGTGACTTCAAACAAGACTATACACATTGTAAATGTCAAAAGAGCAGAAGCTGGGAAATATACCTGCTGGACGAGTAAATGtgatggacacacacagaagctACTTACTATCAACTTGTGTGTAATCACAG ATCCAAACGGGTTTTTAAATTGCAATGTAAAGCAGATGTTGGATGGATACAGTACAGTTAACAGCACCCATGAGCCATCAATCgcttcaaacaaaacaacag gTACTCATACGGAGCCTGAATATCTGACGCCAGCTATTTACGGATCATCAGCAGGCATTGCATGTCTTATTTTAGTGGCACTTTTAATTTGCTGCCTCAGACGAAAATTGCAAGCAG ATTTATCTGTTTCTTCTCCTGGTTGTGGCATGGGTAACAGG GTGCAAGAGGAGACTTCAGTGGTTTATTCATCAATTGTCATCAGAAGACCTGCAAAGACAGCAAACAATCAAATGACTtacagtgattgtgtgtatagtgaaataaatgtgtaa
- the LOC121906430 gene encoding uncharacterized protein LOC121906430 isoform X1: MQKGFIFLLIICNSAAFTSGNNTHHLRFLLGCSALIPCQHKRGDSNLFKWFYKKDENGKEIQIFSEGKGGVHLQQDSMRDKMTVAANGSLVINSITEDNQGLYCCEVRYDSCKYTVVSVEKEIINEIYKTFYVTAGSSFMHECPGEVKKWTFKASNTTNLKNSLRGPETEFVTSNKTIHIVNVKRAEAGKYTCWTSKCDGHTQKLLTINLCVITVQHSEDSSVSCVVMCDMEFKDIKPNSTSNVETGTVTISVLVDPNGFLNCNVKQMLDGYSTVNSTHEPSIASNKTTGTHTEPEYLTPAIYGSSAGIACLILVALLICCLRRKLQADLSVSSPGCGMGNRVQEETSVVYSSIVIRRPAKTANNQMTYSDCVYSEINV, from the exons ATGCAAAAaggatttatttttctcctgATTATTTGTAACTCAGCCGCTTTTACCTCAGGAAACA acacacatcacCTTCGGTTCTTGTTGGGATGTTCAGCTTTGATACCTTGTCAACATAAGAGAGGTGATTCAAACTTATTCAAATGGTTTTACAAGAAAGATGAAAATGGTAAAGAAATCCAGATATTTTCTGAAGGAAAGGGAGGAGTACATCTCCAACAGGACAGCATGCGGGACAAAATGACTGTTGCGGCCAACGGTTCCTTGGTCATTAATTCTATTACAGAGGATAATCAAGGCCTGTACTGTTGTGAAGTTCGTTATGACAGCTGCAAGTATACAGTCGTCAGTGTGGAGAAAG aaaTCATTAATGAAATTTATAAGACATTCTACGTTACTGCAGGCAGCAGTTTTATGCATGAATGTCCAGGTGAAGTTAAAAAATGGACTTTTAAAGCAAGCAACACAACCAATCTCAAGAACTCATTACGAGGACCGGAGACAGAATTTGTGACTTCAAACAAGACTATACACATTGTAAATGTCAAAAGAGCAGAAGCTGGGAAATATACCTGCTGGACGAGTAAATGtgatggacacacacagaagctACTTACTATCAACTTGTGTGTAATCACAG TCCAGCACAGTGAGGATTCATCTGTTTCTTGCGTTGTAATGTGTGACATGGAATTCAAAGACATCAAACCAAACAGCACATCAAATGTGGAGACAGGCACAGTGACTATATCTGTGCTTGTAGATCCAAACGGGTTTTTAAATTGCAATGTAAAGCAGATGTTGGATGGATACAGTACAGTTAACAGCACCCATGAGCCATCAATCgcttcaaacaaaacaacag gTACTCATACGGAGCCTGAATATCTGACGCCAGCTATTTACGGATCATCAGCAGGCATTGCATGTCTTATTTTAGTGGCACTTTTAATTTGCTGCCTCAGACGAAAATTGCAAGCAG ATTTATCTGTTTCTTCTCCTGGTTGTGGCATGGGTAACAGG GTGCAAGAGGAGACTTCAGTGGTTTATTCATCAATTGTCATCAGAAGACCTGCAAAGACAGCAAACAATCAAATGACTtacagtgattgtgtgtatagtgaaataaatgtgtaa
- the LOC121906430 gene encoding uncharacterized protein LOC121906430 isoform X4 — protein MRDKMTVAANGSLVINSITEDNQGLYCCEVRYDSCKYTVVSVEKEIINEIYKTFYVTAGSSFMHECPGEVKKWTFKASNTTNLKNSLRGPETEFVTSNKTIHIVNVKRAEAGKYTCWTSKCDGHTQKLLTINLCVITVQHSEDSSVSCVVMCDMEFKDIKPNSTSNVETGTVTISVLVDPNGFLNCNVKQMLDGYSTVNSTHEPSIASNKTTGTHTEPEYLTPAIYGSSAGIACLILVALLICCLRRKLQADLSVSSPGCGMGNRVQEETSVVYSSIVIRRPAKTANNQMTYSDCVYSEINV, from the exons ATGCGGGACAAAATGACTGTTGCGGCCAACGGTTCCTTGGTCATTAATTCTATTACAGAGGATAATCAAGGCCTGTACTGTTGTGAAGTTCGTTATGACAGCTGCAAGTATACAGTCGTCAGTGTGGAGAAAG aaaTCATTAATGAAATTTATAAGACATTCTACGTTACTGCAGGCAGCAGTTTTATGCATGAATGTCCAGGTGAAGTTAAAAAATGGACTTTTAAAGCAAGCAACACAACCAATCTCAAGAACTCATTACGAGGACCGGAGACAGAATTTGTGACTTCAAACAAGACTATACACATTGTAAATGTCAAAAGAGCAGAAGCTGGGAAATATACCTGCTGGACGAGTAAATGtgatggacacacacagaagctACTTACTATCAACTTGTGTGTAATCACAG TCCAGCACAGTGAGGATTCATCTGTTTCTTGCGTTGTAATGTGTGACATGGAATTCAAAGACATCAAACCAAACAGCACATCAAATGTGGAGACAGGCACAGTGACTATATCTGTGCTTGTAGATCCAAACGGGTTTTTAAATTGCAATGTAAAGCAGATGTTGGATGGATACAGTACAGTTAACAGCACCCATGAGCCATCAATCgcttcaaacaaaacaacag gTACTCATACGGAGCCTGAATATCTGACGCCAGCTATTTACGGATCATCAGCAGGCATTGCATGTCTTATTTTAGTGGCACTTTTAATTTGCTGCCTCAGACGAAAATTGCAAGCAG ATTTATCTGTTTCTTCTCCTGGTTGTGGCATGGGTAACAGG GTGCAAGAGGAGACTTCAGTGGTTTATTCATCAATTGTCATCAGAAGACCTGCAAAGACAGCAAACAATCAAATGACTtacagtgattgtgtgtatagtgaaataaatgtgtaa